A genome region from Vicinamibacterales bacterium includes the following:
- the tatA gene encoding twin-arginine translocase TatA/TatE family subunit — translation MPFGIGLMELVVIFFILLLIFGAKRLSGIGRGMGQAIRGFKSEVKDPDTPKEEA, via the coding sequence ATGCCCTTTGGTATAGGCCTCATGGAGCTCGTGGTCATCTTCTTCATCTTGCTCCTGATCTTCGGCGCGAAGCGCCTGTCTGGGATCGGACGCGGGATGGGGCAGGCCATTCGTGGCTTTAAGAGTGAGGTCAAGGACCCCGACACGCCAAAAGAAGAAGCTTAG